The following coding sequences are from one Treponema bryantii window:
- a CDS encoding efflux RND transporter periplasmic adaptor subunit, translating to MKKKIKIIIICAAVLVVIGIGLVLLKTLLSSSGTEKVFYTANVETYENIIEISGTVAAAQEQTLQARSAGTVTAVYVKAGDKVKKGDIIIQLDDSEQLYNLEKQEYNMATKKLTASARELRLLETERNSLLQKVEDRKVTATFDGIIADLDVAVGDSLEAKDEVGTLVNIDYLTAEVEVTETDVSKLEIGQTVNFTFPAYSNETVKGYVTGWPAIGTVTSRGATVVKVKLRIDDYPDEILPNFSFTGKIEISPTEQYVVVSRYAIGYENKQPFVVLAKGEQKKSVKVQPYGSEYVKVLEGLEGGEVLIQQSKPRASGMNRNRPGSSSGNSKNKNSGGGMPGGMPGGFPGGGPGGPM from the coding sequence ATGAAAAAGAAAATTAAAATCATAATAATCTGCGCTGCCGTTCTGGTAGTAATTGGTATTGGGCTTGTTTTACTAAAAACTCTTTTAAGTTCTTCTGGAACTGAAAAGGTTTTCTATACAGCAAATGTTGAGACTTATGAAAATATAATCGAAATCTCAGGTACTGTTGCTGCAGCTCAGGAACAGACTCTTCAGGCTCGCAGTGCGGGTACTGTTACTGCGGTTTATGTAAAGGCCGGTGATAAAGTAAAGAAAGGCGATATCATCATTCAGCTGGATGATTCGGAGCAGCTTTACAACCTCGAAAAGCAGGAATACAACATGGCAACTAAGAAGTTGACCGCCTCGGCGCGTGAGTTGAGGCTGCTGGAAACGGAGCGGAATTCGCTGCTGCAGAAAGTTGAAGACCGCAAGGTTACTGCAACCTTTGATGGAATTATTGCAGATCTCGATGTTGCAGTTGGAGATTCTCTCGAAGCTAAGGATGAAGTTGGAACTCTGGTAAACATCGACTATCTGACTGCTGAAGTTGAAGTAACTGAAACAGATGTTTCTAAGCTTGAAATCGGTCAGACTGTAAACTTTACTTTCCCAGCATACAGCAACGAAACTGTAAAAGGTTATGTAACAGGCTGGCCTGCAATTGGTACTGTGACATCTCGTGGCGCAACTGTTGTAAAAGTAAAACTTCGTATAGATGATTATCCTGATGAAATTCTTCCAAACTTTTCTTTCACTGGAAAAATTGAAATCAGTCCAACAGAGCAATATGTTGTTGTTTCCCGCTATGCAATAGGTTATGAAAACAAACAGCCATTTGTTGTACTTGCTAAAGGTGAACAGAAAAAATCTGTAAAAGTTCAGCCTTATGGTTCTGAATACGTAAAGGTTCTTGAAGGCCTTGAAGGTGGAGAAGTTTTGATTCAGCAGTCAAAACCACGTGCTTCCGGCATGAATAGAAACAGACCAGGTTCTTCAAGTGGAAACAGTAAGAATAAAAACAGTGGCGGCGGAATGCCTGGTGGTATGCCAGGTGGCTTCCCAGGTGGTGGACCTGGCGGTCCGATGTAA
- a CDS encoding TraB/GumN family protein yields the protein MSQTQIQLDFNGRKITLVGTAHVSKESVEEVTETIKNIQPDCVAVELDEKRADSIKNPSRYSQLDLVKVLKKKQGFLLLANIMLSSYQRRMGLNAGVKPGDEMIAAMNAAEENNIRCTLVDRPIQITLKRAWGKNSFWGKCKLLATLISSAFSKEEVDPEEIEKLKQRNEMDSMMDELSDYMPVIKKVLIDERDQYLASKIWESEGNNIVAVLGAGHLPGVQAYLEKLGAGQASSNVAELEVLPKPGIFGKILAVLIPACIIGLIIAGFVYGGVHAGTQILSTWFLWNAIPAAILTAVAFGHPLAILVGFVGAPFTSLCPFIGIGFCTAIVQAIVCKPKVSDMENLQEDVSSLKGFYRNRILRTLLVFILSSLGSTLGTFIGGADIIGILQNLK from the coding sequence ATGAGCCAGACTCAGATTCAACTGGACTTTAATGGCCGCAAGATAACACTTGTAGGTACAGCACACGTTTCTAAAGAAAGTGTTGAAGAAGTAACTGAAACTATAAAAAATATACAGCCAGACTGCGTAGCCGTAGAGCTTGATGAAAAACGTGCAGATTCTATTAAAAATCCGTCACGTTACAGTCAGCTGGACCTGGTAAAGGTTCTTAAAAAGAAGCAGGGATTCCTTCTGCTTGCAAATATCATGCTTTCTTCATATCAGCGCAGAATGGGTCTTAATGCCGGTGTAAAGCCAGGTGATGAGATGATTGCGGCAATGAATGCAGCAGAAGAAAACAATATCCGCTGTACTCTTGTAGACCGCCCTATTCAGATTACCCTTAAACGAGCCTGGGGCAAAAACAGTTTCTGGGGAAAATGCAAGCTTCTTGCAACTCTTATTTCAAGCGCATTCAGCAAAGAAGAAGTTGATCCAGAAGAAATTGAAAAGCTTAAGCAGCGTAATGAAATGGACTCTATGATGGATGAACTTTCTGATTACATGCCTGTTATCAAGAAAGTTTTAATAGATGAAAGAGACCAGTATCTTGCTTCAAAAATCTGGGAATCAGAAGGTAATAATATTGTTGCCGTTCTTGGAGCAGGTCACTTACCTGGAGTACAGGCATATCTTGAAAAACTCGGAGCCGGACAGGCTTCTTCAAATGTAGCGGAACTTGAAGTTCTTCCAAAGCCTGGTATTTTTGGTAAAATTCTTGCAGTGTTAATTCCTGCTTGTATTATCGGTTTGATTATTGCAGGCTTTGTATATGGTGGAGTTCATGCAGGAACACAGATTCTTTCTACCTGGTTCCTCTGGAATGCTATTCCGGCTGCAATTCTTACAGCAGTAGCCTTTGGACATCCACTGGCAATTCTCGTTGGATTTGTTGGAGCTCCATTTACTTCCCTCTGTCCTTTTATAGGAATTGGTTTCTGTACAGCTATTGTTCAGGCAATTGTATGTAAACCAAAGGTTAGTGATATGGAAAACCTTCAGGAAGATGTATCTTCTCTTAAAGGCTTCTATAGAAACCGTATTTTAAGAACTCTTCTGGTGTTTATTCTTTCTTCTCTTGGAAGTACACTCGGAACATTCATCGGTGGAGCAGACATAATCGGAATTCTCCAGAATCTTAAGTAA
- a CDS encoding ABC transporter permease, whose protein sequence is MLEDFINAFKNFKSNKTRTFLSLLGVIIGVASVIVITSMGSSSTKQIQDTFGSAGLDVVSISAGFMSRRGNSSSVTFDEAARTDLFDNIKNIKKIWYKNTLNATMTYGETSSSVNCSAIETGYLEMYNLELEKGSFFTVTDNEEGTQKIILNHDTAENYFPAGDAVGKQVILVASNTTFNFEVVGVLKEQTTGMENGSAFIPRGFYAKKIKPNPAAATVMVQTTSSDKAVALATEIKSYYTEKTGSEYSVNVMSMQSMLEQMSEITSTMSIMLSAIAAISLLVGGIGIMNIMIVTVTERKQEIGIRKALGASPADIRQQFLIESASITLLGGIIGIIVGIIVSLAVEYVQSNALIISTNACIISFVFSVFVGIFFGLNPASRAAKLDPVIALSGE, encoded by the coding sequence ATGTTAGAAGACTTCATAAATGCTTTCAAAAACTTCAAAAGCAATAAAACACGAACCTTCCTTTCTCTGCTGGGTGTAATTATCGGTGTTGCTTCAGTTATCGTAATCACAAGTATGGGAAGCAGTTCTACAAAGCAGATTCAGGACACTTTTGGAAGTGCCGGCCTTGATGTTGTAAGTATCAGTGCAGGTTTTATGAGCCGCCGCGGAAATTCCTCTTCTGTTACTTTTGATGAAGCGGCCCGCACAGACCTTTTTGATAATATCAAAAACATCAAAAAAATCTGGTACAAAAATACGCTTAATGCAACAATGACTTACGGAGAAACTTCATCATCTGTAAACTGCAGTGCTATTGAAACAGGCTATCTGGAAATGTACAATCTTGAACTTGAAAAAGGCAGTTTCTTTACTGTAACTGATAATGAAGAAGGAACTCAGAAAATCATTTTGAATCATGATACTGCAGAAAACTATTTTCCTGCTGGAGATGCTGTCGGCAAACAGGTAATTCTTGTTGCAAGCAACACTACTTTTAATTTTGAAGTTGTGGGCGTACTTAAAGAACAGACTACAGGTATGGAAAATGGTTCTGCATTTATTCCCCGCGGCTTTTACGCAAAGAAGATTAAACCGAATCCGGCTGCAGCAACTGTAATGGTTCAGACAACTTCTTCAGATAAAGCTGTTGCACTGGCAACTGAAATCAAAAGCTATTACACAGAAAAGACAGGTTCAGAATATTCTGTAAATGTAATGAGTATGCAGTCTATGCTGGAACAGATGAGCGAAATCACAAGTACAATGAGTATTATGCTCAGTGCTATTGCAGCAATTTCCCTTCTGGTTGGCGGTATTGGAATTATGAATATCATGATTGTAACGGTTACTGAACGAAAACAGGAAATTGGTATTCGAAAAGCCCTTGGTGCAAGCCCTGCAGATATAAGACAGCAGTTTTTGATTGAATCAGCAAGCATTACCCTTCTCGGTGGAATAATTGGAATAATTGTCGGAATTATCGTAAGTCTTGCAGTGGAATATGTACAGTCGAACGCACTGATTATCAGCACGAACGCCTGCATAATTTCTTTTGTGTTCTCGGTATTTGTGGGAATATTCTTTGGACTGAATCCAGCAAGCCGTGCGGCAAAGCTGGATCCTGTAATTGCATTAAGCGGCGAGTAA
- a CDS encoding tetratricopeptide repeat protein, translating into MIKKNNSKIVLILAAGALLSSTIFITGCASKPADDTTPKTEVSTPEPKKETKKKEPEDPPNVKFVKQLKALLAKGDTKGAIAHFDEIPSSLKNDLELKNLLGALYFSDSQYENAIAIAEEILAVEPENMDALELIAMCNRAKGDKKAYKESTDRILAADPYNPSVNIQKAEEYAVNKKYKMARDSYKKALRGDPENTDALFGYAQMSYYTDDLKSANDNFQKILDKDPENAAALAYMGKLAYDNENYLRATKFVQQALKYDPNNYDYWMDYGTYLRYQGKFKDAANAWKKAVELDPSYFLAYAYLAGNYDDLGQFDEALENYHKVIETNPKYFYAYESTAILEFHAKNYENAIKYFTKTYEYSPSYAYSLMIAACWYKLNKPLEAKKVLTAQLKKLDNKTTEYDLVRFYNDAYNRNAESNLIQKITKETNSNNRGKMLFYMGLYYELNKAEDLSREYYAKVTSMKAPMFFEYRIAEWGLMQ; encoded by the coding sequence ATGATCAAGAAAAATAATTCTAAGATTGTACTGATTCTTGCTGCGGGAGCCCTTTTAAGCTCTACTATCTTCATCACAGGTTGTGCTTCAAAACCTGCAGATGACACCACTCCAAAAACAGAAGTTTCTACTCCAGAACCTAAAAAAGAAACTAAAAAGAAGGAACCGGAAGATCCTCCAAACGTAAAGTTCGTAAAGCAGCTTAAAGCACTGCTTGCAAAAGGAGATACTAAAGGCGCAATAGCTCATTTTGATGAGATTCCTTCTTCTTTGAAGAACGATCTTGAACTAAAAAATCTTCTTGGTGCTCTTTATTTTTCAGACAGCCAGTATGAAAACGCAATTGCAATAGCAGAAGAAATTCTTGCAGTTGAACCTGAAAACATGGATGCACTTGAACTGATTGCTATGTGTAACAGGGCAAAAGGTGATAAAAAGGCATACAAAGAATCAACAGACCGTATTCTTGCAGCAGATCCATACAATCCTTCTGTAAATATTCAGAAAGCAGAGGAATATGCTGTAAACAAAAAGTATAAAATGGCCCGTGATTCATATAAAAAAGCACTTCGTGGAGATCCTGAGAATACAGACGCACTTTTCGGCTACGCTCAGATGTCTTACTACACAGATGATTTGAAATCAGCTAATGACAACTTCCAGAAAATCCTCGACAAGGATCCTGAAAATGCAGCTGCCCTCGCCTACATGGGAAAACTTGCTTATGATAATGAAAACTATCTTCGTGCTACAAAGTTCGTACAGCAGGCTCTTAAATATGATCCTAACAACTACGATTACTGGATGGACTACGGTACATATCTCCGTTATCAGGGAAAATTTAAGGATGCAGCAAATGCATGGAAAAAGGCCGTTGAACTTGATCCATCATACTTCCTTGCCTATGCATATCTTGCCGGAAATTATGATGATTTAGGCCAGTTTGACGAAGCTCTCGAGAACTATCATAAGGTAATCGAAACAAATCCAAAGTATTTCTATGCATATGAATCTACAGCTATTCTCGAATTCCATGCTAAGAATTACGAAAATGCAATTAAATACTTTACTAAAACTTATGAATACAGCCCAAGTTATGCCTATAGCCTTATGATTGCTGCCTGCTGGTACAAACTCAATAAACCTCTCGAAGCAAAAAAGGTTCTTACTGCACAGCTTAAAAAACTGGATAACAAAACAACTGAATATGATCTCGTACGATTCTATAACGATGCTTACAATAGAAATGCAGAATCAAATCTGATTCAAAAAATCACAAAAGAAACTAATAGCAATAACCGCGGTAAAATGCTATTCTACATGGGACTTTATTATGAATTGAACAAGGCGGAAGATCTCTCCAGAGAATATTACGCTAAAGTTACAAGTATGAAGGCTCCTATGTTCTTTGAATACAGGATTGCCGAATGGGGATTGATGCAATGA
- a CDS encoding FAD:protein FMN transferase, with product MNKNTFIIFLFISFLFISCGQVKTSESFTAMNTYMTVSIYSSSSKKGKNVCREIQEKVCELEGILSTTLTDSDVYQLNHNKILNAPVNPELSEILGFSKQMYLRTGGAFNPALYPVIREWGFTTEEYKVPSPERVQELLLNTDFSKVECNTAGLLLSDRMELDFGAIGKGYAADKAVEILKSNGIKTALLDFGGNIQAVGKKPDGSLWRVGIKNPWEGGAAAALSVESKAVVTSGGYERYFEKDGVRYIHIFDPKTGCPSNSNLESVTIVCESGKYADALSTALFVMGKEVAIDFYKANTDFDFVLVTKERELIYSAGLSSFIKPLIEFSRIECVSD from the coding sequence GTGAACAAAAATACATTTATAATTTTCCTTTTTATTTCTTTTCTTTTTATTTCCTGCGGTCAGGTTAAAACTTCAGAAAGTTTTACAGCCATGAATACGTATATGACTGTCAGTATTTATTCGAGTTCTTCAAAGAAGGGGAAGAATGTATGCCGTGAAATTCAGGAAAAGGTGTGTGAGCTGGAAGGTATTTTGTCTACTACGCTTACTGATAGTGATGTGTATCAGTTAAATCATAATAAAATACTTAATGCGCCTGTAAATCCGGAACTATCCGAGATTCTTGGTTTTTCAAAACAGATGTATTTACGCACCGGTGGTGCTTTTAATCCTGCGCTTTATCCTGTTATCCGGGAGTGGGGCTTTACTACAGAAGAGTACAAGGTTCCTTCGCCAGAACGTGTTCAGGAACTTCTTTTGAATACGGATTTTTCGAAGGTAGAATGCAATACTGCAGGCCTTTTGCTTTCTGATAGAATGGAGCTTGATTTTGGAGCTATTGGAAAAGGTTATGCTGCAGATAAGGCTGTGGAAATATTAAAATCAAACGGAATAAAAACTGCACTGCTTGATTTTGGCGGAAATATTCAGGCGGTTGGAAAAAAGCCGGACGGAAGTCTATGGCGTGTTGGAATTAAAAATCCGTGGGAAGGCGGTGCTGCTGCAGCCCTAAGTGTTGAGTCAAAGGCAGTTGTTACAAGCGGTGGCTATGAGCGATATTTTGAAAAAGACGGTGTGCGTTATATTCATATCTTTGATCCGAAAACTGGCTGTCCGAGCAACAGCAATCTTGAAAGTGTAACAATTGTCTGTGAAAGCGGAAAATATGCAGATGCTTTAAGTACTGCTCTTTTTGTTATGGGAAAAGAAGTCGCAATAGATTTTTACAAGGCTAATACTGATTTTGATTTTGTGCTTGTTACAAAAGAACGAGAACTTATTTACAGTGCGGGACTTAGCAGTTTTATAAAACCGCTAATTGAATTTTCCCGCATTGAGTGTGTATCTGATTAG
- a CDS encoding ABC transporter ATP-binding protein — translation METVVSLQDVVKTYVMGENEVHALRGISFDIHQGEFVSIMGPSGSGKSTCMNMIGCLDRPTSGIVKINGRETALMTEKELAVLRNKTVGFVFQQYHLISAMNILENVMLPLKYQKVDRAVRIEKAKAALEAVGLGERIHHKPHELSGGQKQRVAIARAMVTEPKILLADEPTGALDTETGKQVMEMFRKINNEQNTTIIIVTHDPRIGESTERCIKILDGQIVTE, via the coding sequence ATGGAAACTGTAGTCAGCTTACAGGACGTAGTTAAAACTTACGTCATGGGAGAAAACGAAGTTCATGCGCTCCGGGGAATCAGTTTTGATATTCATCAGGGAGAATTTGTTTCTATCATGGGACCTTCCGGTTCAGGAAAATCAACCTGCATGAATATGATTGGCTGTCTGGACCGCCCTACTTCGGGAATTGTAAAGATAAATGGCCGCGAGACTGCCCTTATGACAGAAAAGGAACTTGCAGTTCTGCGTAATAAAACGGTCGGATTTGTTTTCCAGCAGTATCATCTGATTTCTGCAATGAATATTCTTGAAAACGTTATGCTTCCTCTGAAATATCAGAAAGTTGACCGCGCCGTTCGTATTGAAAAAGCGAAGGCAGCTCTTGAGGCTGTCGGTCTTGGAGAACGCATTCATCATAAACCTCATGAGCTTTCGGGTGGTCAGAAGCAGCGTGTTGCTATTGCCCGCGCCATGGTAACAGAACCTAAGATTCTTCTGGCAGACGAACCGACTGGAGCTCTGGACACAGAAACTGGAAAACAGGTTATGGAAATGTTCCGCAAAATCAATAATGAGCAGAACACAACCATAATTATCGTAACCCACGACCCGAGAATCGGTGAATCTACAGAACGCTGTATAAAAATTCTCGACGGTCAGATTGTAACGGAGTAA
- the gpmI gene encoding 2,3-bisphosphoglycerate-independent phosphoglycerate mutase → MADTMHALEKNPNWKGRRGPVVLVIMDGVGYGKYEEGDAVKASKMKYLDWFTKNCPHTQLKAHGTAVGLPSDDDMGNSEVGHNAMGCGRVFAQGAKLVGESISSGSMFEGAVWKKLVKNVQDKETTFHLMGLVSDGNVHSHIDHLKAMITQAHKEGVKTLRVHALLDGRDVPPTSALEYFEPLEKFLAEFSDVDYQIASGGGRMYITMDRYGADWSMVERGWHAHVLADGRQFASATEAINTYRNENAGLLDQDMHEFVIAKDGKPVGPIVDGDSVIFFNFRGDRSLEITAAFEEDNFTHFDRVRRPAVEYAGMMEYDGDNHKPAQFLVNPPSIDRTMGEYLTKTGVHLMAISETQKYGHVTYFFNGNRPGEFDKNLETYIEVPSDVVPFEQRPWMKCAEITDKVIEAIESGKYDHIRLNYPNGDMVGHTGVFNAVVCSMEGMDLQLGRLKAAIEKAGGILCLTADHGNSDDMYEHKKDGSVAMGADGEPKPKTSHSLNPVPGIIYDPEYKGEYELELNSGLGISSWPATLMTLMGFVPPTDYDKSMINLK, encoded by the coding sequence ATGGCAGACACAATGCATGCATTGGAAAAGAACCCTAACTGGAAGGGTCGTCGTGGTCCTGTTGTCCTTGTAATTATGGACGGCGTTGGATATGGAAAGTATGAAGAGGGAGATGCAGTTAAGGCTTCTAAAATGAAGTATCTGGACTGGTTTACAAAGAACTGCCCTCACACTCAGCTTAAGGCACACGGAACTGCAGTAGGACTTCCTAGTGATGATGATATGGGTAACTCTGAAGTTGGTCACAATGCTATGGGTTGTGGTCGTGTATTTGCTCAGGGTGCTAAACTTGTTGGTGAATCAATTTCTTCTGGCAGCATGTTTGAAGGTGCTGTATGGAAGAAGCTTGTAAAGAACGTTCAGGACAAAGAAACTACATTCCACCTTATGGGTCTTGTTTCTGACGGAAACGTTCACTCTCACATTGATCACCTTAAGGCTATGATTACTCAGGCTCACAAAGAAGGTGTAAAGACTCTCCGCGTTCACGCTCTTCTGGACGGACGTGATGTTCCTCCAACATCTGCTCTTGAATATTTTGAACCACTCGAAAAATTCCTTGCTGAGTTCAGCGATGTAGACTATCAGATTGCTTCTGGTGGTGGACGTATGTACATCACTATGGACCGCTATGGTGCTGACTGGAGCATGGTAGAGCGCGGATGGCACGCTCATGTTTTGGCTGATGGTCGTCAGTTTGCAAGCGCTACTGAAGCTATCAATACATACCGTAACGAAAACGCTGGCCTTCTCGATCAGGATATGCACGAGTTCGTAATTGCAAAAGACGGAAAACCTGTTGGACCAATCGTAGACGGCGACAGCGTAATCTTCTTCAACTTCCGTGGAGACCGTTCTCTTGAAATTACTGCAGCATTCGAAGAAGACAACTTTACTCACTTTGACCGCGTACGCCGCCCTGCTGTTGAATATGCAGGTATGATGGAATACGATGGTGATAACCACAAGCCAGCTCAGTTCCTTGTAAACCCACCAAGCATTGACCGCACTATGGGTGAATATCTTACAAAGACTGGTGTTCATCTTATGGCAATTTCTGAAACTCAGAAATACGGTCACGTTACATACTTCTTCAACGGTAACCGCCCTGGTGAATTCGACAAGAATCTTGAAACATATATTGAAGTTCCATCTGATGTTGTTCCATTCGAACAGCGCCCATGGATGAAGTGTGCTGAAATTACTGACAAAGTAATCGAAGCTATTGAAAGCGGAAAATATGACCACATCCGTCTCAACTACCCTAACGGTGATATGGTTGGACACACTGGTGTATTCAACGCTGTTGTATGTTCTATGGAAGGTATGGACCTCCAGCTTGGCCGTCTTAAGGCAGCTATTGAAAAGGCAGGTGGTATCCTCTGTCTTACAGCTGACCACGGAAACTCAGACGATATGTACGAGCACAAGAAGGACGGTTCAGTTGCTATGGGTGCTGACGGCGAACCAAAGCCAAAGACATCTCACTCATTGAACCCAGTTCCAGGTATCATCTACGACCCAGAGTACAAGGGAGAATACGAACTTGAACTCAACAGCGGTCTTGGAATCTCTTCTTGGCCTGCAACTCTCATGACTTTGATGGGCTTTGTTCCACCAACAGATTATGACAAATCAATGATCAACTTGAAGTAA
- the mscL gene encoding large-conductance mechanosensitive channel protein MscL, translating into METIKNGLGAAKKELGAFKKFISRGNVIDMAVGVIIGGAFGKIVTSLVNDIVMPLIGLALGKLDFASLSIKIGESEIKYGNFIQTVVDFLIVALCIFIVIEIFEKFKKKEQEKPEEPPAIVKSDEAILLEEIRDLLKQNSTDK; encoded by the coding sequence ATGGAAACTATAAAGAACGGCCTTGGAGCTGCTAAAAAGGAACTCGGTGCCTTTAAGAAATTCATTTCCCGCGGAAATGTAATTGATATGGCTGTCGGTGTAATCATCGGTGGTGCATTCGGAAAAATTGTAACAAGTCTTGTAAATGATATTGTTATGCCGCTTATCGGACTTGCACTCGGTAAACTTGATTTTGCATCTTTGAGCATAAAAATCGGCGAATCAGAAATTAAGTACGGTAACTTTATTCAGACTGTTGTAGATTTTCTGATTGTTGCACTTTGTATTTTTATTGTTATTGAGATTTTCGAAAAGTTCAAGAAAAAGGAACAGGAAAAACCTGAAGAACCACCTGCTATTGTAAAATCTGACGAAGCAATTCTTCTTGAAGAAATCCGTGATTTACTAAAGCAGAATTCTACAGACAAATAA